The following is a genomic window from Hyphomicrobiales bacterium.
CCTCATAGAGGTTGCTGGGGATATTCTGCAATCCCGTGAGCAGAATGATCATGTAGAAGCCGAGCATCTGCCAGATATTGGCGGCGATGACCGATGGCAGCGCCCAGGTGAAGGAGTTGAGAAACTGGATCGGCGAGTCGACGAGATGGAGCGAGCGTGCGACATAGTTGATCAGGCCGACGCGCTCATCGAACATCCACCGCCAGATAATGGCAACAGCCACCGTCATCAGCGGGTAGGACAGGAAGATCGCCGTCCGATAGACATCCCTGCCGCGGATATCTGCATTGACCAGAAGCGCCAGCGCCAAAGCGATCGCGATACCGATGGGCGCCGATCCGATGATGTAGAGCGTGTTCAAGAGCGATTGCCAGAACACCTCGTCGGTCAGCATCTCGTCGTAATTCTCGAAGCCGATCCAGACCGCGGGCCGCAACGGTGACCATGCCTGGAAGGATAAGATGACGTTCCAGGCGAGCGGAAGGATGCGGTAGAGCAGAAAGATCAATAACGACGGGGCAAGAAAGCACCAGATCAGGACGGCTTGCCG
Proteins encoded in this region:
- a CDS encoding Carbohydrate ABC transporter membrane protein 1 (CUT1 family), whose amino-acid sequence is MATAVAEAGRDYRSFFITRKNTRQAVLIWCFLAPSLLIFLLYRILPLAWNVILSFQAWSPLRPAVWIGFENYDEMLTDEVFWQSLLNTLYIIGSAPIGIAIALALALLVNADIRGRDVYRTAIFLSYPLMTVAVAIIWRWMFDERVGLINYVARSLHLVDSPIQFLNSFTWALPSVIAANIWQMLGFYMIILLTGLQNIPSNLYEAAEIDGANAFRRFLRITLPLLKPSIFLCFVIGMLNSVTSFDLVYVMTGGGPGRATEILVTYIYKLGFVQTRFDYAAAVTVVFFILLIAIAWAANRFSGGNAGAVERD